The following are from one region of the Trichoderma breve strain T069 chromosome 5, whole genome shotgun sequence genome:
- a CDS encoding g-patch domain-containing protein gives MSDQNKGRIAIKFGGGSNSASIAKQSRAQPSSSLGKRPRSHALGGGESDTSDSEDDRHRGRHEAITGFGAEGAETKRKRHKEEKKEYVIARQPNRSWKDELKSQKGSKNLLPEEARAQQNAVTTETEPADQDTPLKWGLTVKEKSAVSEDVVVSEPSAQPSDDEMREADQDSKDTPPVERTADDEAMDALLGKTFKEQKVISTAPATEDNAYRRDVESSGAVSTLQDYEDMPVEEFGAALLRGMGWNGEARGPPVKQVKRRQNRLGLGAKELKEEEDLGGWNQNGKKSRPRLNDYRREESKRKEGRGREDSYKRERERERDRERDKYRERERDRDRDRDYRDRDRHRDRDRDHDRHRDRHRDHDRDRRR, from the coding sequence ATGTCTGACCAGAACAAAGGTCGCATAGCCATCAAGTTTGGCGGAGGCAGCAATTCAGCATCAATAGCGAAACAGTCCCGCGCGCAACCGTCATCGAGTCTAGGGAAGCGGCCGCGCTCCCACGCCTTGGGGGGAGGCGAATCCGATACCTCAGATTCCGAAGATGACCGCCACCGAGGGCGTCATGAGGCCATCACAGGATTCGGTGCAGAAGGCGCAGAGACGAAACGAAAGCGAcacaaggaggagaagaaggagtaCGTCATTGCACGGCAACCGAACCGGAGCTGGAAGGACGAGTTGAAGAGTCAAAAGGGATCGAAAAATCTACTTCCAGAAGAGGCCAGAGCTCAGCAAAACGCCGTTACAACTGAGACGGAGCCTGCCGATCAGGACACACCGCTGAAATGGGGATTGACGGTCAAGGAAAAGAGCGCAGTGTCGGAGGACGTGGTGGTATCGGAGCCAAGCGCACAGCccagcgacgacgaaatGCGAGAAGCAGACCAAGACAGCAAAGATACACCACCAGTCGAGCGGACTGCCGATGACGAGGCTATGGATGCCCTGCTTGGCAAAACATTCAAAGAACAAAAGGTCATCAGCACTGCACCTGCAACAGAAGACAATGCCTATCGCCGCGACGTCGAATCCTCCGGCGCGGTATCCACCCTACAAGACTACGAAGACATGCCCGTCGAAGAGTTTGGCGCCGCTCTCCTCCGCGGCATGGGCTGGAACGGCGAGGCTCGCGGCCCTCCTGTCAAACAAGTCAAGAGGCGACAGAACCGACTTGGCCTTGGcgccaaggagctcaaggaagaggaagatctCGGCGGGTGGAATCAAAACGGCAAGAAGTCCAGACCACGGCTGAATGATTACCGGAGAGAGGAAAGCAAACGAAAGGAAGGCAGGGGACGTGAAGACAGCTATAAACgtgagagggagagggagcgCGATCGTGAGAGGGACAAATacagagagagggagagggacaGGGATCGGGATCGAGATTATCGGGATAGGGATAGACATCGCGACAGAGATCGGGACCACGATAGGCATAGGGACCGGCATCGCGACCATGACCGGGACCGTCGACGATAA
- a CDS encoding HSA domain-containing protein → MTEVGHTDLSRLLQSKRNEFNAIVTSRKRKLRELFAVTTQVEGLPQDAFANPDAPATTAAEWQFLQTSEILQGKVLNEQVIPARPLLSVDTLKRLLVKSLQETAVHSPAPPTPTVASAKIKGAAVSVPANELRQPLGFIANESIPAPPEDSSKPLNKLTKPTPASSVQNINNVSHPAGANSGFAHSKPVTSPPVPAPATNEPKHAEQVINGAANKDVSSERRPAQVSFPPGTKGSPSRESAGDVATAGTTKGADVADDSGVIDKSQSTQVGRNQELSIKVPHAVSKIPDALSSPGSTAPSATTPGNHDVSADTSPEHDAPQYIDDRIERDVDEKEEQGDEVQDAASAETGMRTDITKPEQDKADSKVTRLDEDQLLQESIRSSAAAASPEPVKFQSGLNATTAVINTTEEAKPTTLANLEAPTDAKVSSTPAIKEAEEVPDSQEETPERMDVDPIQATGSENVELPAAQPPTRPPPASTSASPVVTKPTPPKEHAAPERAVTRVSSGAMRLKSVSEIVGETPRATSTAERNATKAPQNQLTPMTSTPQSPPPRPKSTGRRDRPKGHVSTVLFGKQPKQMEEKALVPGQKETIQASDDYYTPLFIQNFTGATNWMQPIEKILFHANKTIATPDAYLAIQDHQACKVLRRVYHLQQHDKWSLRQPKRCPEPTRPPSHLDVLFQEMKWMRTDFREERKWKMAAAKNIAYACAEWVESTPEERKALQVAAFIPPLRTNDVTMGDADADSAESHPTPDLITEDADSPQNSDHLGEEDFPETVAPSAIFALQEEDVVFALRRTAASDKLLEELPLYGAPLKIPRFELTGPEYDPDAQWRRPALPLSKYVEGEMKLLSDGPPRKRSRYNYRDDESDDEKESPFDADALAHNVQLPPQSSEVALFAPESKHIRDRLHAGHQFRPPSEHPMPLQSFYECRNPSQWTVVEDDELRSLVRAERRTPWECFERWINLEGLPADMQKTQYFKAYNSRIEAAQRVIAQQNQQSTPLRVERRRNQKHLTLIDAMRKLAKKRETTMQKQQHSAAQNAAKKVNDTMAQRPVKTPRDYSLLRWERDQALAEKMALYAQRQEAQRRATLQARAQAQSAQLAAAPAVANGVNGVVNRAAVPNQLAVAAAAAAAVAAQGRARMPMQAPANGMEGINAQAQMGGNLAPPAQMSGIPQAQLQALQAMQAQHRMQMPVQIQHAQQQGGVVGTPAQQAQQASSPAMRNGVPAIAQQAAFMNNAQAMMASFNATAGHASGAANGLHMPTLANGTSPGPRLPTQIPPTIAVQINSLEAQFRSKNPNLSPEQLRHLATEHLTRAMMAQRQSAMNAAAGGQTGIATSITATASPHQYAALLRQQQQQQQAQAQAQAQQAQAQAQAQAQAQQHQAQHSQPTPTPTPTPTPQQQQHQQQQQRPQQVSQLQQAQQQVQAQQSPAQVQQQQQQQQQQRPQPQPPQQSQAQLQAQAQAQAQAQAQAQNQVQQVQSQPQSQASPQLPAHPPAGSPAPVQRQASGSATPSSGK, encoded by the exons ATGACGGAGGTCGGCCACACCGATCTATCGAGGCTGCTTCAATCCAAGCGAAACGAGTTCAA TGCAATCGTGACATCGCGGAAGAGGAAACTTCGCGAGCTCTTCGCTGTCACGACTCAGGTCGAAGGCCTACCGCAAGATGCCTTCGCGAACCCCGACGCGCCGGCAACTACCGCTGCGGAATGGCAGTTTCTTCAGACCAGTGAAATATTACA AGGCAAGGTGTTGAACGAACAGGTTATCCCTGCGCGGCCGTTACTCTCTGTAGATACCTTGAAGCGTTTGCTTGTCAAATCGTTGCAGGAAACAGCCGTGCACTCTCCCGCACCCCCTACTCCGACCGTTGCATCTGCCAAAATCAAAGGAGCTGCTGTATCTGTCCCGGCAAACGAGCTGCGACAACCTCTTGGCTTCATAGCGAACGAGTCGATCCCTGCGCCTCCCGAAGACAGTAGTAAACCTTTGAATAAACTAACGAAACCTACACCGGCCTCGTCTGTTCAGAACATCAACAATGTATCACATCCTGCCGGAGCCAATTCAGGGTTTGCGCACAGCAAGCCTGTTACTTCGCCTCCAGTCCCTGCGCCCGCAACGAACGAGCCGAAGCACGCTGAGCAAGTGATTAATGGAGCGGCGAATAAGGATGTTTCATCTGAACGAAGGCCGGCACAGGTTTCCTTTCCTCCAGGAACCAAGGGATCGCCATCGAGGGAATCAGCCGGTGATGTGGCGACAGCAGGGACAACAAAAGGCGCCGATGTTGCTGACGATAGCGGTGTAATCGACAAGTCGCAATCAACCCAGGTTGGGCGTAACCAAGAACTCTCCATCAAAGTCCCCCACGCGGTATCCAAGATTCCCGATGCGCTTTCCTCTCCAGGATCGACGGCACCAAGTGCAACAACGCCCGGAAACCATGACGTCTCAGCGGATACCAGCCCTGAGCATGATGCTCCCCAGTATATCGACGACAGGATAGAGCgggatgttgatgaaaaGGAGGAGCAAGGTGACGAGGTGCAAGATGCTGCAAGTGCTGAGACGGGGATGAGGACAGATATTACGAAGCCGGAACAAGATAAGGCCGATTCCAAAGTTACCAGACTGGATGAagatcagcttcttcaagagtcTATCCGATCAAGTGCTGCGGCTGCAAGCCCAGAGCCCGTAAAGTTTCAGAGTGGACTCAATGCTACGACCGCTGTTATCAACACCACTGAGGAGGCTAAACCTACCACTCTGGCAAATCTAGAAGCCCCCACAGACGCCAAAGTTTCCTCGACGCCAGCTatcaaggaggctgaggaagTTCCCGATAGCCAAGAAGAAACTCCAGAACGCATGGACGTGGATCCAATCCAGGCCACAGGATCGGAAAATGTCGAATTACCTGCAGCTCAACCCCCTActcgccctcctccagcctctACTAGCGCATCGCCTGTTGTTACTAAGCCAACACCGCCCAAGGAACATGCAGCACCTGAGAGAGCGGTTACTAGAGTTTCGTCCGGGGCCATGAGACTAAAGTCCGTGTCTGAAATAGTAGGAGAGACCCCGCGAGCCACCAGTACAGCGGAACGAAATGCAACGAAGGCACCACAAAACCAGCTAACTCCCATGACATCCACACCTCAATCACCGCCTCCAAGACCCAAAAGCACAGGCAGGAGAGACAGGCCAAAAGGACATGTCTCTACTGTATTGTTTGGCAAACAGCCGAAGCAAATGGAGGAAAAGGCCCTGGTTCCTGGCCAGAAGGAAACAATTCAAGCATCTGACGATTACTATACACCCCTTTTCATCCAGAATTTCACAGGCGCTACCAACTGGATGCAACCTATTGAAAAAATCTTGTTCCATGCGAATAAGACTATCGCTACCCCTGACGCGTACCTTGCGATTCAAGACCACCAGGCGTGTAAAGTTCTGCGTAGGGTGTACCACCTTCAGCAGCACGATAAATGGTCTTTGAGACAGCCGAAGCGATGTCCTGAGCCAACtcgtcctccatctcatTTAGATGTGCTATTCCAggagatgaaatggatgCGGACTGATTttcgagaagagagaaaatggaaaatggcTGCGGCCAAGAACATCGCCTACGCTTGTGCAGAATGGGTTGAATCAACCCCCGAAGAGCGCAAGGCTTTACAAGTCGCCGCGTTCATCCCTCCGCTGAGGACGAACGATGTGACAATGGGCGATGCCGATGCAGACAGCGCCGAGAGCCACCCCACCCCCGACCTCATTACGGAAGACGCAGATTCGCCCCAGAATTCAGATCatcttggtgaagaagactTTCCTGAAACTGTTGCACCATCGGCCATATTTGCTCTGCAGGAAGAGGACGTGGTCTTTGCGCTGCGACGGACGGCCGCTTCAGAtaagctgctggaggagctgccatTGTACGGGGCCCCCCTGAAGATACCACGCTTTGAGCTCACAGGGCCAGAATACGACCCTGATGCTCAGTGGAGACGACCTGCTCTACCTCTAAGCAAGTATGTCGAAGGAGAAATGAAGCTTCTATCGGACGGCCCTCCGCGGAAGCGCAGTCGATATAATTATCGTGATGACGAATCCGATGACGAAAAGGAGAGTCCGTTTGATGCAGATGCGCTCGCACACAATGTCCAGCTTCCACCTCAAAGTTCAGAGGTTGCTCTATTCGCTCCAGAATCGAAGCATATCCGTGATCGACTGCACGCTGGTCACCAGTTCCGGCCGCCATCTGAACATCCTATGCCTCTGCAGAGCTTCTACGAGTGTCGTAACCCGTCACAGTGGACtgtggttgaagatgatgagctcCGCAGCCTAGTTC gagcagaaagaagaaccCCGTGGGAGTGTTTCGAACGGTGGATCAACTTGGAGGGCCTCCCCGCTGATATGCAAAAGACCCAGTATTTCAAGGCTTACAACAGTAGGATTGAGGCCGCTCAGCGTGTAATTGCTCAGCAAAATCA ACAATCTACTCCGCTTAGAGTGGAGAGACGGCGAAACCAAAAGCATCTGACTCTCATTGACGCCATGAGGAagctggcgaagaagagggagacTACaatgcagaagcagcaacattCTGCAGCTCAGAACGCTGCGAAGAAGGTGAATGATACAATGGCTCAACGACCGGTCAAGACACCTAGAGATTACAGTCTGTTGCGATGGGAGCGCGACCAGGCTCTGGCTGAAAAGATGGCGCTATATGCGCAGCGGCAGGAAGCCCAACGGAGG GCTACTCTCCAGGCCAGAGCCCAAGCTCAATCCGCCCAGTTGGCCGCGGCACCAG CGGTTGCCAATGGCGTGAATGGCGTCGTCAACCGAGCGGCTGTTCCCAACCAACTCGCCGTTGCGGCagcagccgctgcagcagtagcagcgcAGGGTCGAGCACGGATGCCCATGCAGGCCCCTGCGAATGGCATGGAAGGCATCAACGCTCAAGCGCAGATGGGCGGCAATCTCGCTCCACCGGCGCAAATGAGCGGCATCCCACAAGCTCAGTTGCAGGCTTTGCAAGCGATGCAAGCCCAACACCGGATGCAGATGCCTG TCCAGATTCAGCATGCGCAGCAGCAAGGGGGCGTTGTTGGAACTCCTGCTCAACAAGCACAGCAAGCCTCATCGCCCGCTATGCGAAACGGAGTCCCTGCCATCGCCCAACAGGCCGCCTTTATGAATAATGCCCAGGCTATGATGGCGTCGTTCAACGCGACGGCCGGTCATGCTTCAGGGGCCGCAAATGGTCTACATATGCCCACTCTTGCTAACGGCACATCTCCCGGCCCTCGACTGCCAACGCAGATCCCTCCTACTATCGCTGTACAAATAAACTCTTTGGAAGCGCAGTTCAGGAGCAAGAATCCCAACCTTTCACCTGAGCAACTTCGCCACCTTGCTACTGAACATTTGACTAGAGCTATGATGGCACAGCGACAAAGTGCTatgaatgctgctgctggtggacAGACTGGCATTGCTACTAGTATTACTGCTACGGCCAGCCCTCATCAATATGCCGCTCTGCTaagacaacaacagcagcagcagcaggctcaggcgcaagcacaagcacaacaGGCGCAAGCTCAGGCTCAagcccaggcccaggcccagcagcatcagGCCCAACACTCGCagccgacgccgacgccgactccgacgccgacgccgcagcagcagcagcatcaacagcaacagcagcgacCTCAGCAGGTGTCTCAGTTGCAAcaggctcagcagcaagttCAGGCGCAGCAATCACCAGCGCaagtgcagcagcagcagcagcagcagcagcagcagaggccgCAACCTCAGCCACCACAGCAATCTCAGGCCCAACTTCAAGCgcaggctcaggctcaggcccAAGCCCAGGCCCAAGCTCAAAATCAAGTTCAGCAAGTTCAGTCACAGCCGCAATCCCAGGCCTCACCTCAACTACCAGCACACCCTCCGGCTGGAAGTCCGGCACCCGTTCAGCGTCAGGCCAGTGGAAGCGCAACTCCTTCCTCAGGCAAGTAA
- a CDS encoding sodium/hydrogen exchanger family domain-containing protein, which yields MATMAATELANLGFQLLRREEEEGDPEDDVGEKEFFAARAIFISIMLLIIAFFTSYFLQQKKVTAIHETVISIFAGMVVGLILLISSGDSIRNLISFDYQIFFNLLLPPIILSSGYELHQANFFRNIGTILTFAFAGTFLSAMVIGLILWVFNLVPGSLKLSLVDAISVGATLSATDPVTILAIFNTYKVDPKLYTIIFGESILNDAIAIVIFETAQYIKKSEGKANYGIISFFDGIGMFLLIFFGSMLIGMIVGIGTALLLKFTYVRRFPKIESCLIILIAYATYFFSHSIHASGIVSLLFCGITLKHYAYFNMSRRTQLTTKFIFQVMSQLSENFIFIYLGLALFTDNALQFEPPLIIVTICAVCAARWVAVFPLSKAINWFIRYRARRRGLEVGDELPYNYQAMLFWAGLRGAVGVALAALLTGENSYALRATVLVVVVLTVIIFGGTTARMLEILGIRTGVVEEIDSDDEFDIESFGTGLQVKRSGSAIGYNPRRNGNGTVALNNLSAPTDNSAAYVSGTSSPHTGVRPNSLSRKNSIRNPTETERADLLRNTDDSDIGSDIDISDLPPPANRRSPRAPVSPNPPSGEGSAFMSPAEPSSSNTPITATGAIRQLLSAEDPASLFKQLDDDFIKPHLLLHGNDSRGGGAGSV from the exons ATGGCCACCATGGCCGCCACCGAGCTGGCCAATTTGGGCTTCCAGCTGTTAC ggcgagaggaagaagagggcgatCCCGAAG ATGATGTTGGCGAAAAGGAATTCTTCGCGGCCAgagccatcttcatctcaatcatgctgctcatcatcgccttcttcACAAGCTACTTTCtccagcagaagaaggtgactGCTATCCACGAGACAGTTATTTCTATCTTTGCAG GCATGGTGGTTGGCCTTATTCTACTCATCAGCTCAGGCGATTCCATCCGAAACCTCATCAGCTTCGACTACCagatcttcttcaacctcctcctccctcccaTTATTCTGTCGTCCGGATACGAGCTGCACCAGGCCAATTTCTTCCGTAATATCGGTACTATCCTGACGTTCGCATTCGCCGGTACCTTTCTTTCCGCCATGGTCATAGGGCTGATCTTGTGGGTATTCAACTTGGTTCCTGGATCCTTGAAACTGAGTCTGGTCGATGCCATCTCCGTCGGCGCAACTCTCTCTGCTACCGATCCCGTTACCATTCTGGCCATTTTCAACACGTACAAGGTCGACCCTAAGCTCTACACTATCATTTTTGGCGAATCCATTCTCAATGacgccatcgccattgttATTTTCGAAACCGCGCAATACATCAAGAAGAGCGAGGGCAAGGCCAACTACGGCATAATTAGCTTCTTTGATGGTATCGGCATGTtcttgctcatcttctttggcaGTATGCTCATCGGTATGATCGTCGGCATTGGCACGGCTCTTCTGCTCAAGTTTACCTATGTGCGAAGATTCCCCAAGATTGAAAGCTGTTTAATTATCTTGATTGCGTATGCCACCTACTTCTTTTCACATAGTATTCACGCTTCTG GTATCGtgtcgctgctcttctgTGGTATCACGTTGAAACACTATGCCTACTTTAACATGTCGAGACGTACTCAACTCACCACCAAGTTCATCTTCCAAGTCATGTCGCAGTTGTCTGAgaatttcatcttcatctacctGGGCCTGGCGCTTTTCACGGATAATGCTCTGCAGTTTGAGCCCCCTCTCATTATTGTCACTATTTGCGCTGTTTGTGCTGCTCGTTGGGTCGCcgttttccctctttcaaAGGCTATCAACTGGTTTATTCGCTACCGcgcgaggaggagaggccTGGAAGTCGGTGATGAACTCCCCTACAACTACCAAGCCATGCTGTTTTGGGCTGGTCTTCGCGGTGCTGTCGGTGTTGCACTTGCAGCCCTTCTTACGGGTGAAAACTCATACGCCCTTCGAGCCACGGTCCTGGTTGTAGTGGTCCTGACTgtcatcatctttggcggcaCCACGGCTCGTATGCTGGAGATTCTCGGTATTCGCACAGGAGTAGTCGAGGAGATTGACAGTGATGACGAGTTTGACATTGAGTCGTTTGGTACTGGCCTTCAGGTCAAGCGCTCTGGGTCCGCCATTGGCTACAACCCTCGTcgcaacggcaacggcaccGTCGCTTTGAACAATCTCAGCGCTCCTACAGACAATTCCGCAGCCTACGTATCTGGTACTTCATCACCGCATACGGGCGTCCGGCCGAATAGCCTGAGCCGAAAGAATTCGATCCGCAATCCTACAGAAACCGAGCGAGCCGATCTGCTGCGCAATACCGACGATTCCGACATTGGCAGCGACATTGACATTTCAGACCTGCCGCCCCCTGCAAATCGCCGCTCTCCCCGAGCGCCAGTTAGTCCTAACCCTCCGTCAGGTGAAGGCAGTGCCTTTATGAGCCCGGCCGAACCATCATCGTCTAATACTCCGATTACCGCCACGGGCGCCATTCGGCAGTTGCTCTCGGCGGAGGATCCGGCTAGCTTGTTTAAACAGTTGGACGATGATTTCATCAAGCCGCATCTATTACTACATGGGAATGACAGTAGAGGCGGTGGAGCAGGGTCCGTGTAG
- a CDS encoding ADP-ribosylation factor family domain-containing protein has translation MYHLAKGLYLLATSKEEYSVILLGLDNAGKTTFHEQVKSMYLPNAPEPKLKTVPTVGQNVSTITLPDMYLKLWDVGGQHSLRKLWQSYYASCHAIVFIIDSTDIGDGDLAHENTGRLDECRLVLEDVLQHSETEGVPLLILANKQDREDCVETIRIKEGLVKRVMEGEKGAAIRDSRVLAMSALTGEGVREAIDWVRSRVQWNKESRPPVMR, from the exons ATGTACCACCTTGCCAAGGGCCTCTACCTCCTCGCAACAAGCAAAGAAG AATActccgtcatcctcctcggcctcgacaATGCCGGCAAGACGACTTTCCACGAGCAGGTCAAGTCCATGTACCTCCCCAATGCGCCCGAACCAAAACTCAAGACCGTCCCCACCGTCGGCCAGAACGTCTCGACGATAACCCTGCCCGACATGTACCTCAAGCTCTGGGACGTCGGCGGCCAGCACTCCCTGCGCAAGCTGTGGCAGAGCTACTACGCCAGCTGCCAcgccatcgtcttcatcatcgacagCACGGACATTGGCGACGGCGACCTGGCGCACGAGAACACGGGCCGGCTAGACGAGTGCAGATTAGTGCTGGAGGACGTGCTGCAGCACTCGGAGACGGAGGGCGTGCCGCTCCTGATATTGGCGAATAAGCAGGATAGAGAGGACTGTGTTGAGACGATACGCATCAAGGAGGGGCTTGTGAAGCGGGTTATGGAGGGCGAGAAGGGCGCTGCTATTCGCGACTCGCGTGTGTTGGCTATGAGTGCGCTGACGGGCGAGGGGGTGCGGGAAGCAATCGACTGGGTGCGTTCGAGGGTTCAATGGAACAAGGAGTCACGGCCACCTGTCATGAGGTAG
- a CDS encoding 3' exoribonuclease family, domain 1 domain-containing protein has translation MPREAEPSLSERTFTLQAISEGLRLDGRKLDEFRSLELSFGDDYGVADVKLGKTRVLAKVSAEVTVPFPDRPFDGIFQITSELGPMVAPSFEVNRPTETEVLLARLLEKTIRRSGALDTESLCLVAGQKCWSVRVDLHVLSADGNLIDSSCFAVVAALRHFRKPDTSMEGETLTIYTPAEREPVPLSWLHSPFCTTFDFFGEDGEIVLVDTTWLEEQLRVGSCTFSLNKHGEICQISKLGGKPIEATLIIQCAQMALAKVKEFTDLVDRKLAEDAKRRDKGGLMAELSAENER, from the exons ATGCCTCGAGAAGCGGAACCGTCATTAAGCGAGCGGACTTTTACCCTCCAGGCTATTAGCGAAGGGTTGAGGTTAGACGGCCGAAAACTCGACGAATTTAGATCTTTGGAACTCAGCTTTGGAGATGACTATGGCGTGGCTGATGTAAAGCTAGGGAAGACAAG AGTACTGGCCAAAGTATCAGCAGAAGTCACAGTCCCGTTCCCTGATCGGCCctttgatggcatctttCAAATCACTTCAGAGCTCGGCCCTATGGTGGCCCCTTCGTTTGAAGTCAACCGTCCAACTGAAACCGAAGTCCTGCTCGCCAGACTCCTTGAAAAGACCATCCGGAGATCGGGAGCCCTGGATACGGAGTCTCTCTGCCTCGTCGCCGGGCAGAAATGCTGGTCCGTCAGAGTCGATCTCCACGTCCTATCCGCCGATGGCAACCTTATCGACAGCTCATGCTTCGCCGTCGTGGCTGCGCTGAGGCACTTTCGAAAGCCCGATACCAGCATGGAAGGCGAGACGCTCACCATCTACACACCTGCGGAGCGTGAGCCCGTACCGCTGAGCTGGCTGCATTCCCCGTTCTGCACGACGTTTGATTTCTTCGGCGAGGACGGCGAGATAGTTTTGGTGGATACTACGTGGCTAGAGGAACAGCTGCGGGTGGGAAGTTGCACATTCAGTCTCAACAAGCACGGCGAGATATGTCAGATTTCAAAGCTCGGAGGCAAGCCTATAGAGGCTACGTTGATCATACAGTGTGCTCAGATGGCTTTGGCAAAAGTAAAAGAGTTTACGGACTTGGTGGACAGGAAACTGGCGGAGGATGCCAAGAGGAGAGACAAGGGTGGCCTGATGGCTGAGCTATCTGCGGAAaatgagagatga
- a CDS encoding cwf15/Cwc15 cell cycle control protein domain-containing protein has protein sequence MTTAHRPTFDPARGKEALRGPAYHQRLLPAHTQLKYRKAGQGGDADEEPTRDLAAELLAAEAAHFKKKNGGVLAPEDDEEGDVEMTSARGEKRSQSANGDEEEDLEAKRRRILEESRDIDADDDSEEEEDSDEDEDSDDDEDAELQRELERVRREREEKKKKEEEERAREEQEARERDIALGNPLLNKQDFTMKRRWDDDVVFKNQARGTEDKNKKKEFVNDMLRSDFHRRFMSKYVR, from the exons ATGACTACCGCTCATAGACCTACTTTCGATCCG GCTCGTGGCAAAGAGGCCCTGCGAGGCCCTGCCTACCACCAGCGACTCCTACCAGCGCACACCCAGCTCAAGTACCGAAAGGCAGGACAAGGCGGCGATGCTGACGAAGAGCCTACGCGCGACCTCGCTGCGGAACTTCTTGCGGCGGAGGCAGCCcacttcaagaagaagaacggcGGCGTCCTGGCCCctgaggatgacgaagagggagatgtGGAAATGACCTCCGCgcgaggagagaagaggtcACAGTCTGCCAacggcgacgaagaagaggaccTCGAGGCGAAACGAAGGAGGATAttggaggagagcagagacaTCGATGCAGATGACGAcagtgaagaagaggaagatagcgacgaggacgaggacagcgatgacgacgaagatgcagagctgcAACGAGAACTGGAGAGAGTACGGAGGGAGcgtgaagagaagaagaagaaagaggaagaggaacgagcgagagaagagcaagaggccCGAGAACGAGACATTGCGCTCGGCAACCCTCTCCTCAACAAGCAGGATTTCACGATGAAACGCCGATGGGACGATGATGTCGTGTTCAAGAATCAGGCCAGGGGGACagaagacaagaacaagaagaaggagtttGTGAAT GATATGCTACGTTCTGATTTCCATAGACGGTTCATGAGCAAATATGTTCGGTAA